The following are from one region of the Saimiri boliviensis isolate mSaiBol1 chromosome 18, mSaiBol1.pri, whole genome shotgun sequence genome:
- the SON gene encoding protein SON isoform X2 → MATNIEQIFRSFVVSKFREIQQELSSGRNEGQLNGETNTPIEGNQAGDAAASARSLPNEEIVQKIEEVLSGVLDTELRYKPDLKEASRKSRCVSVQTDPTDEIPTKKSKKHKKHKNKKKKKKKEKEKKYKRQPEESESKTKSHHDGNIDLESDSFLKFDSEPSAMVLELPTRAFGLSETNESPAVVLEPPLVSMEVSEPHVLETLKPATKTSELSVASTSVISEQSVAVMPEPAMTKILDSFATAPVPTTTVVSKSSEPFVTMSVEYQMKSVLKSVESTSLEPSKIMLVEPPIAKVLEPSETLVVSSETPTEVYPEPSTSTTMDFPESSAIEALRLPEQPVDAPSEIADSSMTRPQELPELPKTTALELQESSVASAMELPGPPATSMLELQGPPVTPVLELPGPSATPVPELPGPLSTPVPELPGPPATAVPELPGPSVTPVPQLSQELPGLPAPSMGLEPPQEVSEPPVMAQELPGLPLVTAAVELPEQPAVTVAMELTEQPVTTTELEQPVGMTTVEHPGHPEVTTATGLLGQPEATMVLELPGQPVATTALELPGQPSVTGVPELPGLPSATRALELSGQPVATGALELPGPLMAAGALEFSGQSGAAGALELLGQPLATGVLELPGQPGAPELPGQPVATVALEISVQSVVTTSELSTMTVSQSLEVPSTTALESYNTVAQELPTTLVGETSVTVGVDPLMAPESHILASNTMETHILASNTMDSQMLASNTMDSQMLASNTMDSQMLASSTMDSQMLASSTMDSQMLATSSMDSQMLATSTMDSQMLATSSMDSQMLATSSMDSQMLATSSMDSQMLATSSMDSQMLATSSMDSQMLATSTMDSQMLATSSMDSQMLASGTMDSQMLASGTMDAQMLASGTMDAQMLASSTQDSAMLGSKSPDPYRLAQDPYRLAQDPYRLGHDPYRLGHDAYRLGQDPYRLGHDPYRLTPDPYRMSPRPYRIAPRSYRIAPRPYRLAPRPLMLASRRSMMMSYAAERSMMSSYERSMMSYERSMMSPMAERSMMSAYERSMMSAYERSMMSPMAERSMMSAYERSMMSAYERSMMSPMADRSMMSMGADRSMMSSYSAADRSMMSSYSAADRSMMSSYTADRSMMSMAADSYTDSYTDTYTEAYMVPPLPPEEPPTMPPLPPEEPPMTPPLPPEEPPEGPALPTEQSALTAENTWSTGVPSLPSEESVSQPEPPVSQSEISEPSAVPTDYSVSASDPSVLVSEAAVTVPEPPPEPESSITSTPAESAVVEEEHEVVPERPVTCMASNTSTMSAEPTMLTSEPPVMSETAETFDSMRTSGHVALEVSTSLLEPAVTTPELAESILEPAAMAVPESSAVTVLESSAVTVLESSTVTVLESSTVTVLEPSVVTVPEPPVVAEPEYITIPVPVVSALEPSVPVLEPMVSVLQPAMIVSEPSVSVQESTVMVSEPAVTVSEQTKVIPTEVAIESTPMILESSIMSSHVMKGMNLPSGDQNLVPEVGMQEIPLHSGEEPHAEGHLKSDSYESEHGISIDLNINSHLIAKEMEHDTVCAVSTSPAGEIGEEKILPTCETKQCTVLDTYPGVSEADAGETSSSTDPLAQEPDATGTTKGIEFITASTLSSVNKYDVEVSLTTQDTEHDMVISTSPSGGSEADIEGPLPAKDIHLDLPSNNNIVSKDTEEPLPVKESDQTLAALLSPKESIGGEKEAPLPPKETVSDSGFSANIEDINEADLVRPLLPKDMERLTSLRAGIEGPLLASEVGRDKSAASPVVISMPERASESSSEEKDDYEIFVKVKDTHEKSKKNKNRDKGEKEKKRDSSLRSRSKRSKSSEHKSRKRTSESRSRARKRSSKSKSHRSQTRSRSRSRRRRRSSRSRSKSRGRRSVSKEKRKRSPKHRSRSKERKRKRSSSRDNRKTVRARSRTPSRRSRSHTPSRRRRSRSVGRRRSFSISPSRRSRTPSRRSRTPSRRSRTPSRRSRTPSRRSRTPSRRSRTPSRRRRSRSVVRRRSFSISPVRLRRSRTPLRRRFSRSPIRRKRSRSSERGRSPKRLTDLDKAQLLEIAKANAAAMCAKAGVPLPPNLKPAPPPTIEEKVAKKSGGATIEELTEKCKQIAQSKEDDDVIVNKPHVSDEEEEEPPFYHHPFKLSEPKPIFFNLNIAAAKPTPPKSQVTLTKEFPVSSGSQHRKKEADSVYGEWVPVEKNGEENKDDDNVFSSNLPSEGRVKRQGRVRRQMKQPAASHLTVTRCNSLCGTKPQSEKHRIAENSVITSLPNIGPSLHLWEGSPRYNYLASRFASRLYSSRFWW, encoded by the exons CGGAAGGAATGAAGGCCAGCTCAATGGTGAAACAAATACACCCATTGAAGGAAACCAGGCGGGTGACGCAGCTGCCTCTGCCAGGAGTCTACCAAATGAAGAAATAGTGCAAAAGATAGAGGAAGTACTTTCTGGGGTCTTAGATACAGAACTTCGATATAAGCCAG ACTTGAAAGAGGCCTCCAGGAAAAGTAGATGCGTATCTGTACAAACAGATCCTACTGATGAAATTCCCactaaaaagtcaaagaagcataaaaagcacaaaaacaaaaagaagaaaaagaagaaagaaaaggaaaaaaaatataaaagacaaccAGAAGAATCTGAGTCAAAGACAAAGTCTCATCATGATGGGAACATAGATTTAGAATCTGATTCCTTTCTCAAGTTTGATTCTGAACCTTCAGCTATGGTGCTGGAGCTTCCTACAAGAGCGTTTGGCCTATCTGAGACCAATGAATCCCCTGCAGTTGTGCTAGAACCTCCTTTAGTATCAATGGAGGTATCAGAGCCACACGTCTTAGAAACTCTGAAGCCAGCTACAAAAACTTCAGAACTGTCAGTTGCATCTACATCAGTAATCTCAGAGCAGTCTGTGGCAGTAATGCCAGAACCAGCCATGACAAAGATTCTGGATTCCTTTGCAACAGCACCAGTGCCTACTACAACAGTGGTGTCGAAGTCATCTGAGCCATTCGTAACAATGTCAGTGGAGTATCAGATGAAGTCTGTGCTGAAATCTGTGGAGAGCACGTCTCTAGAGCCATCAAAGATCATGTTGGTAGAGCCCCCAATAGCAAAAGTGTTAGAGCCTTCAGAAACCCTTGTGGTATCTTCAGAGACACCTACTGAGGTGTACCCTGAGCCAAGCACATCAACAACAATGGATTTTCCAGAGTCATCTGCAATTGAAGCGCTAAGATTGCCAGAGCAGCCTGTAGACGCACCATCGGAGATTGCAGATTCATCCATGACAAGACCGCAGGAGTTGCCGGAGCTGCCTAAGACCACAGCGTTGGAGCTGCAGGAGTCGTCGGTGGCCTCAGCGATGGAGTTGCCGGGGCCACCTGCGACCTCCATGCTGGAGTTGCAGGGGCCCCCTGTGACTCCAGTGCTGGAGTTACCTGGGCCCTCTGCTACCCCGGTGCCAGAGTTGCCAGGGCCCCTTTCTACCCCAGTGCCTGAGTTGCCAGGGCCCCCTGCGACAGCAGTGCCTGAGTTGCCAGGGCCCTCTGTGACACCAGTGCCACAGTTGTCGCAGGAATTGCCAGGGCTTCCAGCACCATCCATGGGGTTAGAGCCACCACAGGAGGTATCAGAGCCACCTGTGATGGCACAGGAGTTGCCAGGGCTGCCTTTGGTGACAGCAGCAGTAGAGTTGCCAGAGCAGCCTGCGGTAACTGTAGCAATGGAGTTGACCGAACAACCTGTGACGACGACAGAGTTGGAGCAGCCCGTGGGGATGACAACGGTGGAACATCCTGGGCATCCTGAGGTGACAACGGCAACAGGGTTGCTGGGGCAGCCTGAGGCAACGATGGTGCTGGAGTTGCCAGGACAGCCAGTGGCAACGACAGCGCTGGAGTTGCCGGGGCAGCCTTCGGTGACTGGGGTGCCAGAGTTGCCAGGGCTGCCTTCGGCAACTAGGGCACTGGAGTTGTCGGGGCAGCCTGTGGCAACTGGGGCACTAGAGTTGCCTGGGCCGCTCATGGCAGCTGGGGCACTGGAGTTCTCGGGGCAGTCTGGGGCAGCTGGAGCACTGGAGCTTTTGGGGCAGCCTCTGGCAACAGGGGTGCTGGAGTTGCCAGGGCAGCCTGGGGCGCCAGAGTTGCCAGGGCAGCCTGTGGCAACTGTGGCGCTGGAGATCTCTGTTCAGTCTGTGGTGACAACATCGGAGCTGTCAACGATGACCGTGTCGCAGTCCCTGGAGGTGCCCTCGACGACAGCGCTGGAATCCTATAATACGGTAGCACAGGAGCTGCCTACTACATTAGTGGGGGAGACTTCTGTAACAGTAGGAGTGGATCCCTTGATGGCCCCAGAATCCCATATATTAGCTTCTAACACCATGGAGACCCATATATTAGCATCCAACACCATGGATTCCCAAATGCTAGCGTCCAACACCATGGACTCCCAGATGCTAGCATCCAACACCATGGACTCCCAGATGTTAGCATCTAGCACCATGGACTCCCAGATGTTAGCCAGTAGTACCATGGACTCCCAGATGTTAGCAACTAGCTCCATGGACTCCCAAATGTTAGCAACTAGCACTATGGACTCCCAGATGTTAGCAACCAGCTCCATGGACTCCCAGATGTTAGCAACCAGCTCCATGGACTCCCAGATGTTAGCAACCAGCTCCATGGACTCCCAGATGTTAGCAACCAGCTCCATGGACTCCCAGATGTTAGCAACTAGCTCCATGGACTCCCAGATGTTAGCAACCAGCACCATGGACTCCCAGATGTTAGCAACCAGCTCTATGGATTCCCAGATGTTAGCATCTGGCACTATGGACTCTCAAATGTTAGCTTCTGGCACCATGGATGCTCAGATGTTAGCGTCTGGTACCATGGATGCCCAGATGTTAGCATCTAGTACCCAAGATTCTGCTATGTTGGGTTCAAAATCTCCTGATCCCTATAGGTTAGCTCAGGATCCTTATAGGTTAGCTCAGGATCCCTATAGGTTGGGCCATGACCCCTATAGATTAGGTCATGATGCTTACAGGTTAGGACAGGACCCTTATAGATTAGGCCACGATCCCTACAGACTAACTCCTGATCCCTACAGGATGTCACCTAGACCCTATAGGATAGCACCCAGGTCCTATAGAATAGCACCCAGGCCATATAGGTTAGCACCTAGACCCCTGATGTTAGCATCTAGACGTTCTATGATGATGTCCTATGCTGCAGAACGTTCCATGATGTCATCTTACGAACGCTCTATGATGTCTTACGAGCGGTCTATGATGTCCCCTATGGCTGAGCGCTCTATGATGTCAGCCTACGAGCGCTCTATGATGTCAGCCTATGAGCGCTCTATGATGTCCCCTATGGCTGAGCGCTCTATGATGTCCGCTTATGAACGCTCCATGATGTCAGCTTATGAGCGCTCCATGATGTCCCCAATGGCTGATCGATCTATGATGTCAATGGGTGCCGACCGATCTATGATGTCGTCATACTCTGCTGCTGACCGGTCTATGATGTCATCGTACTCTGCAGCTGACCGATCTATGATGTCATCTTATACTGCTGATCGTTCAATGATGTCTATGGCTGCTGATTCTTATACTGATTCTTACACTGACACATATACAGAGGCATATATGGtgccacctttgcctcctgaagAGCCCCCAACAATGCCACCGTTGCCACCTGAGGAGCCACCAATGACACCACCATTGCCTCCTGAGGAACCACCAGAGGGTCCAGCATTGCCCACTGAGCAGTCAGCATTAACAGCTGAAAATACTTGGTCTACAGGGGTGCCATCATTACCTTCTGAAGAGTCTGTATCACAACCTGAGCCTCCTGTGAGTCAAAGTGAGATTTCAGAGCCTTCAGCAGTGCCTACTGATTATTCAGTGTCAGCATCAGATCCCTCAGTGTTAGTATCAGAGGCTGCTGTGACTGTTCCAGAACCACCGCCAGAGCCAGAATCTTCAATTACATCAACACCTGCAGAGTCTGCAGTAGTAGAAGAAGAACATGAAGTTGTTCCAGAGAGACCAGTGACTTGTATGGCATCCAATACTTCCACAATGTCAGCTGAACCAACTATGTTAACATCAGAGCCTCCTGTTATGTCAGAGACAGCAGAAACATTTGATTCTATGAGAACTTCAGGACATGTTGCTTTGGAGGTATCTACATCCTTGTTGGAGCCAGCAGTAACTACTCCAGAGCTGGCAGAGAGCATTCTGGAGCCGGCAGCCATGGCTGTCCCAGAGTCTTCAGCTGTGACTGTCCTGGAGTCTTCAGCTGTGACTGTCCTGGAGTCTTCGACTGTGACCGTCCTGGAGTCTTCAACTGTGACTGTCCTGGAGCCTTCGGTTGTGACTGTCCCGGAGCCTCCTGTTGTGGCTGAGCCAGAATATATTACCATTCCTGTGCCAGTTGTTTCTGCCCTGGAGCCTTCTGTGCCTGTCCTGGAACCAATGGTGTCAGTCCTTCAGCCTGCTATGATTGTTTCAGAACCATCTGTTTCTGTCCAGGAATCTACTGTGATGGTTTCAGAGCCTGCTGTCACTGTCTCCGAGCAGACTAAAGTAATACCGACTGAAGTGGCTATAGAGTCCACACCAATGATACTGGAGTCTAGTATCATGTCATCACATGTTATGAAAGGAATGAATCTACCCTCTGGTGATCAAAATCTTGTTCCAGAGGTGGGCATGCAGGAGATTCCATTGCATTCAGGTGAAGAGCCACATGCTGAGGGACACCTGAAAAGTGACTCTTATGAAAGTGAACATGGTATAAGTATAGACCTTAATATAAATAGTCATTTAATTGCTAAAGAGATGGAACATGATACAGTGTGTGCTGTTAGCACTAGTCCTGCTGGGGAAATTGGTGAAGAGAAAATTTTGCCCACCTGTGAGACTAAACAGTGCACAGTATTGGATACCTACCCTGGTGTTAgtgaagctgatgcaggagaaacTTCATCCTCTACTGATCCTCTTGCTCAGGAACCTGACGCAACAGGAACTACTAAGGGTATTGAATTTATCACAGCATCTACTCTCAGTTCAGTTAATAAATATGATGTTGAAGTATCTTTAACTACTCAAGATACTGAACATGACATGGTAATTTCCACCAGTCCTAGTGGTGGTAGTGAAGCTGATATTGAAGGGCCTTTGCCTGCCAAAGATATTCATCTTGATTTACCATCTAATAATAACATTGTTAGTAAGGATACAGAAGAACCATTACCTGTAAAAGAGAGTGACCAGACATTAGCAGCTCTCCTCAGCCCTAAAGAAAGTattggaggagaaaaagaagcacCTCTCCCTCCTAAAGAGACAGTGTCTGATTCAGGATTTTCTGCCAATATTGAGGATATTAATGAAGCAGATTTAGTGAGACCATTACTTCCTAAGGACATGGAACGTCTTACAAGCCTTAGAGCTGGCATTGAAGGACCTTTACTTGCAAGTGAGGTTGGACGTGACAAATCTGCTGCCAGTCCAGTTGTAATTAGTATGCCAGAAAGAGCTTCTGAGTCGTCTTCAGAGGAAAAAGATGATTATGAAATTTTTGTAAAAGTTAAGGACACTcatgaaaaaagcaagaaaaataagaacCGTGACAAGggtgagaaggagaagaaaagagactCTTCATTAAGATCTCGAAGTAAGCGTTCCAAATCTTCTGAACACAAATCACGCAAGCGTACCAGTGAATCTCGTTCTAGAGCAAGGAAGAGATCATCTAAGTCCAAGTCTCATCGCTCTCAAACACGTTCACGGTCACGTTCTAGACGTAGAAGGAGGAGCAGCAGATCAAGATCAAAGTCTAGAGGAAGACGATCTGTATCAAAGGAGAAGCGCAAAAGATCCCCAAAGCACAGATCCAGgtctaaggaaagaaaaagaaaaagatcaagcTCCAGGGATAACCGAAAGACAGTCAGAGCTCGAAGTCGAACCCCAAGTCGTCGGAGTCGGAGTCATACTCCAAGTCGTCGACGAAGGTCTAGATCTGTGGGTAGAAGAAGGAGCTTTAGCATTTCCCCCAGCCGCCGGAGCCGCACCCCCAGCCGCCGGAGCCGCACCCCCAGCCGCCGGAGCCGCACCCCCAGCCGTCGGAGCCGCACCCCCAGCCGCCGGAGTCGCACCCCCAGCCGCCGGAGCCGCACCCCCAGCCGCCGGAGAAGATCAAGGTCTGTGGTAAGAAGACGAAGCTTCAGTATATCACCAGTCAGATTAAGGCGATCAAGAACACCCTTGAGAAGAAGGTTTAGCAGATCTCCCATCCGTCGTAAAAGATCCCGGTCTTCTGAGAGAGGCAGATCACCCAAACGTCTGACAGATTTGG ATAAGGCTCAATTACTTGAAATAGCCAAAGCTAATGCAGCTGCCATGTGTGCTAAGGCTGGTGTCCCTTTACCGCCAAACCTGAAGCCTGCACCTCCACCTACTATAGAAGAGAAAGTTGCTAAAAAGTCAGGAGGAGCTACTATAGAAGAACTAACGGAG aaatgtaaacagaTCGCACAGAGTAAAGAAGATGATGATGTAATAGTGAATAAACCTCATGTTTcggatgaagaggaagaagaaccTCCTTTTTATCATCATCCCTTTAAACTCAGTGAACCCAAACCCATTTTTTTCAATCTAAAT attgcTGCAGCAAAGCCAACTCCACCAAAAAGCCAGGTAACATTAACAAAAGAATTCCCTGTATCATCTGGATCTCAACATCGGAAAAAAGAAGCGGATAGTGTTTATGGAGAATGGGTTCCTGTAGAGAAAAATggtgaagaaaacaaagatgatgATAATGTTTTCAGCAGCAATTTGCCCTCTGAG GGCCGGGTTAAACGGCAGGGCCGGGTTAGACGACAGATGAAACAACCCGCAGCTTCTCATTTGACAGTAACTCGATGCAATTCACTTTGTGGAACCAAGCCACAAAGTGAAAAGCATCGAATTGCAGAGAACAGTGTTATCACATCCCTACCCAACATTGGGCCCTCCCTGCACTTGTGGGAAGGTAGTCCAAGGTACAACTATTTAGCTTCCCGATTTGCTTCAAGGCTCTATAGCTCTAGATTTTGGTGGTAG